One window of the Labilibaculum sp. genome contains the following:
- the alr gene encoding alanine racemase, whose product MIDNSVISLSEKSIQNNISFLRSKLGEKVKISAVVKANAYGHGIEQIVPVFEKYGIDHYSVFYYSEALRVYNCLSKSSSIMVMGWLAEKDIRDAIEKKIEFFVFNIGRLKLAVKYAKELGLKAKIHLEIETGMNRSGLNGTELNAVIAVIKENIAHIELTGFCTHLAGAESVSNHFRIQNQLQKYQEMASELEANNLNPKYKHVANSAASFVYPDTRMDLVRVGIMLYGFWSSTEVFVQYINHQEDRIDPLKRILGWKSQIMAVKEIQSGEFVGYGISYLAQSNIKTALVPVGYSFGYSRSLSNKGRVLIRGHQCSVIGVVNMNMMIIDVTHLKNVEVGDKVILIGKQGKLEIKVSAFSEISDELNYEILAHLSEGITRRIIK is encoded by the coding sequence ATGATTGATAATTCGGTAATATCATTAAGTGAAAAATCAATCCAAAATAACATTTCTTTTTTACGGTCTAAACTTGGTGAAAAAGTAAAAATTTCAGCGGTAGTGAAAGCCAATGCCTATGGACATGGGATCGAACAAATTGTTCCCGTATTCGAGAAATATGGTATTGATCATTATTCGGTGTTCTATTACAGTGAAGCTCTCCGCGTTTACAACTGTCTTTCCAAATCATCTTCAATAATGGTAATGGGCTGGTTGGCCGAAAAGGATATTCGTGATGCAATCGAAAAAAAAATAGAATTTTTTGTTTTTAATATCGGGCGTTTAAAATTGGCCGTGAAATATGCCAAAGAACTTGGTTTAAAAGCAAAAATTCATCTCGAAATTGAAACAGGAATGAATCGTTCAGGTTTAAATGGAACTGAACTGAATGCTGTAATTGCTGTCATTAAAGAAAATATTGCCCATATAGAGCTAACCGGATTCTGTACGCATCTGGCTGGAGCAGAAAGTGTTTCAAATCATTTTAGGATACAGAATCAGTTGCAAAAGTATCAGGAAATGGCAAGCGAATTGGAAGCAAATAATTTGAACCCAAAGTATAAACATGTTGCTAATTCTGCCGCAAGCTTTGTTTATCCCGATACAAGAATGGATTTAGTAAGAGTTGGGATCATGCTTTATGGTTTTTGGTCGAGTACCGAAGTATTTGTTCAGTACATTAATCATCAGGAGGATAGGATTGATCCGTTAAAAAGAATACTTGGATGGAAAAGTCAGATAATGGCTGTTAAAGAAATTCAAAGCGGCGAATTTGTAGGTTATGGAATTTCATATCTCGCTCAATCCAATATTAAAACGGCATTGGTTCCTGTCGGATATTCTTTTGGTTATAGTCGTTCATTGAGTAATAAAGGTCGTGTTCTTATTCGTGGTCATCAATGCAGTGTGATTGGTGTTGTAAACATGAATATGATGATAATTGATGTGACTCATTTGAAAAATGTGGAAGTTGGAGATAAAGTTATATTGATTGGCAAACAGGGTAAATTAGAAATAAAAGTGAGTGCTTTTAGTGAAATCAGTGATGAACTAAATTATGAGATCTTAGCGCATTTATCAGAAGGTATAACTCGCAGAATAATTAAATAA
- a CDS encoding DUF1847 domain-containing protein, whose translation MDDKDLYSRKDISIMKSAADALNRNNDRIQEIIEYAKISNIKTIGIAHCTTFNKEAKQLRTLLEIEGFTVEQVNCKLGKIPFSDLVPNYKGITCNPAGQAHYLEEKNTELNIMMGLCLGHDMIFNAKSKALVTPLLVKDRKLNHHSIKKLNSSDF comes from the coding sequence ATGGATGATAAAGATTTATATTCCCGCAAAGATATTTCGATCATGAAAAGTGCGGCAGATGCCTTAAATCGGAATAACGATCGGATTCAGGAAATTATAGAATATGCCAAAATATCCAATATTAAAACAATTGGAATTGCACATTGTACCACATTTAACAAAGAAGCCAAGCAACTAAGAACTCTTCTTGAGATAGAAGGCTTTACCGTTGAACAAGTGAATTGCAAACTAGGAAAAATACCTTTCTCAGATTTAGTGCCTAATTACAAAGGAATAACTTGCAATCCGGCAGGACAAGCGCATTATTTAGAAGAAAAAAACACTGAACTAAATATTATGATGGGCTTATGCCTTGGGCATGATATGATTTTTAATGCCAAATCGAAAGCTCTGGTTACTCCCCTACTTGTTAAGGATAGAAAGTTGAATCATCACAGCATCAAAAAATTAAATTCATCTGATTTCTAA
- a CDS encoding NifB/NifX family molybdenum-iron cluster-binding protein: MNNYKIIFAFAVSQTNKFEAKHFGDVDKYLIYEYSNESFSLVSHQINKYKDMDEKQIHGSIKKGDAIIKLLEKNHVQILVSLQFGRNITLINKHFIPVAIHNCNSENVFEILSKHIKWIADELEINPPEYRLFSINPGALKTTIK, translated from the coding sequence ATGAATAATTACAAAATAATATTTGCCTTTGCGGTTAGCCAAACCAATAAATTTGAAGCAAAACATTTTGGTGATGTAGATAAATATCTAATCTATGAATATTCTAACGAATCCTTTAGTTTGGTTTCTCATCAAATAAATAAGTATAAAGACATGGATGAGAAACAAATTCATGGCTCCATAAAAAAAGGAGATGCCATTATTAAACTCCTAGAAAAGAATCATGTTCAAATATTGGTATCCCTACAATTTGGACGAAATATTACCCTAATTAATAAACATTTTATTCCTGTAGCTATTCATAATTGTAATTCGGAAAATGTTTTTGAAATTCTATCGAAACATATTAAATGGATAGCCGACGAACTAGAGATTAATCCTCCAGAATACAGACTTTTTTCCATCAATCCGGGAGCCTTAAAAACTACTATAAAATAA
- a CDS encoding class 1 isoprenoid biosynthesis enzyme, translated as MTANLSILYKIQDQFIATWENCPEHFPATGKRFSYLEKRIWESKFDRFIKFVQNEANYKHPNKIEILQKSKLFFKDALAYSPDQLELIFSDEMLHSTKDFIQKAWLFDPDLGNAEIFQALRNVWIMLGLQSFFGKEIKITPSLLAYSLLYPYTDNLIDDASINKEEKINFCRRFALRLKGESVKSESSSEQQIYDLVEMIESEFDRENYPEVHHSLLAIHDAQTQSLALVSNKPLLSEEETFRICINKGARSVIADGYLVLGKLDKKQLHFLYEYGAYLQILDDLQDARQDYLDGVMTCFSRKLPYGNLDKLLCKTYFLGKTFQQRVTNLYPDEVSFQGLIQKSFALLFLVSIFENQEDFSDDFILKIEKHAPFRFSFLRKLKTDLEPFRDLMLLKIDEYRLSGCKA; from the coding sequence ATGACAGCCAATCTATCAATACTTTATAAAATACAAGATCAATTCATTGCCACCTGGGAGAATTGTCCGGAGCATTTTCCTGCAACAGGAAAACGATTTTCCTATTTAGAAAAACGAATATGGGAATCAAAATTCGATCGCTTCATAAAGTTTGTACAAAATGAAGCTAATTACAAACACCCCAACAAAATAGAAATACTACAAAAATCAAAATTATTTTTCAAAGATGCTTTAGCCTACTCCCCCGACCAACTCGAACTCATTTTTTCTGATGAAATGCTCCATTCTACGAAAGATTTCATTCAAAAAGCATGGCTTTTCGATCCGGATTTGGGTAATGCTGAAATTTTTCAAGCATTACGAAATGTTTGGATCATGCTTGGCCTGCAATCATTCTTCGGAAAAGAAATCAAAATTACGCCTTCGCTTTTAGCCTATAGTCTTTTGTATCCATACACCGACAATCTAATTGATGATGCAAGCATTAATAAGGAAGAAAAAATCAACTTTTGCCGACGATTTGCTTTGCGGTTGAAAGGAGAATCCGTAAAATCAGAATCCAGTTCGGAACAGCAAATTTACGATTTAGTAGAAATGATAGAATCTGAGTTCGATCGGGAAAATTACCCTGAAGTGCATCATAGTCTGCTTGCCATTCACGATGCCCAAACTCAAAGCCTCGCATTGGTGAGTAACAAACCTCTGCTTTCTGAAGAAGAAACCTTCAGAATTTGTATCAACAAAGGTGCCCGCTCGGTAATTGCTGATGGGTACTTAGTACTGGGAAAGTTAGATAAAAAGCAATTGCATTTTCTATATGAATACGGAGCTTATCTTCAGATTCTAGATGACCTGCAGGATGCCCGGCAAGATTATCTGGATGGAGTTATGACCTGCTTTTCAAGAAAATTGCCTTACGGAAATTTGGACAAGTTACTTTGTAAAACTTATTTTCTAGGCAAAACATTTCAGCAAAGAGTAACCAATTTATATCCTGATGAAGTGTCTTTTCAAGGCTTGATTCAAAAAAGTTTTGCTTTGTTGTTTTTAGTCTCTATTTTCGAAAACCAAGAAGATTTCAGCGACGATTTTATTCTAAAAATAGAAAAGCATGCTCCTTTCCGATTTTCATTTCTTCGCAAACTAAAAACAGATCTGGAACCTTTTCGGGATTTAATGCTGCTAAAAATTGATGAATATCGATTAAGCGGGTGCAAAGCTTAG
- a CDS encoding CoA-binding protein, protein MKNKTLIIGASLNPERYSYKAADKLLENGHDIYMIGNKAGMLFHRKIVKEQTPYTDVDTVTMYVAAKNQVSYYEYIISLHPRRVIFNPGTENTAFATQLNSRGIKTEESCTLVLLATNIY, encoded by the coding sequence ATGAAAAACAAAACCTTAATAATTGGAGCCAGCTTAAATCCAGAGCGTTACTCCTATAAAGCCGCAGATAAATTATTAGAGAACGGACACGATATTTATATGATTGGAAATAAAGCAGGAATGCTATTCCATCGTAAAATTGTAAAGGAGCAAACTCCTTATACTGATGTTGATACAGTTACTATGTATGTAGCGGCAAAAAATCAAGTTTCCTATTACGAATATATCATCTCGTTACATCCACGTAGAGTAATTTTTAATCCAGGTACTGAAAATACTGCCTTCGCAACACAGCTAAATTCTCGAGGAATAAAAACAGAAGAGTCCTGCACACTAGTGCTGCTAGCAACAAATATTTACTGA
- a CDS encoding GNAT family N-acetyltransferase, translated as MVNYKTYTSISKPDSVEIEAIVSFLYKHLDEYGDAKEDIEKAIIYAVKDEPAGGGFVLVAKENDEIVGSVVVNRTGMEGYIPENILVYIAVHESQRGKGLGKGLMNEVIKISKGDVALHVEPENPARFLYEKVGFSSKYVEMRLKK; from the coding sequence ATGGTAAATTACAAAACGTACACTTCAATTTCAAAACCTGATAGTGTAGAAATAGAAGCTATCGTGAGTTTTTTGTACAAGCATTTAGATGAATACGGAGATGCTAAGGAAGATATTGAAAAGGCAATTATTTATGCAGTTAAGGATGAACCGGCAGGTGGCGGTTTTGTTTTAGTTGCCAAGGAAAATGATGAAATAGTTGGTTCTGTAGTGGTTAACCGAACCGGAATGGAAGGTTATATTCCTGAGAATATTTTGGTGTATATAGCTGTGCATGAATCTCAAAGGGGAAAAGGTCTTGGGAAAGGCTTAATGAATGAGGTAATTAAAATTAGTAAAGGTGATGTTGCTTTGCATGTTGAGCCAGAAAACCCGGCCAGATTTTTATACGAAAAAGTAGGATTTAGCAGCAAGTACGTTGAAATGCGACTAAAAAAGTAG
- a CDS encoding DUF302 domain-containing protein, which produces MKNITIIASILLGFTLGILFTGITLSISSGEMMIKEFKSPYNFEKSVEVITNRINAKEGWHVTNTIDQNKEIIDNGGKGIGKYAIIKYCHAKFSERMLKEDNRKKIGNMMPKSFAVYEKADGQVFISTMNGAIMGKIFGGEIENIIEEVSLEVEDMMRFIHLKYSLF; this is translated from the coding sequence ATGAAAAATATAACGATAATCGCATCCATTCTACTAGGCTTCACGCTTGGAATCCTATTTACAGGAATCACTCTAAGTATCTCTTCTGGAGAAATGATGATCAAAGAATTTAAAAGTCCATACAACTTTGAAAAATCTGTAGAAGTAATAACAAACAGAATAAACGCAAAGGAAGGCTGGCATGTAACCAATACTATTGATCAGAACAAAGAAATAATCGACAATGGCGGAAAAGGAATTGGCAAGTATGCTATTATAAAATATTGCCATGCAAAATTTTCGGAGAGAATGCTAAAGGAAGACAATCGGAAAAAAATTGGAAATATGATGCCAAAATCATTTGCTGTTTACGAAAAAGCCGACGGCCAAGTATTTATATCGACCATGAATGGTGCAATAATGGGAAAAATATTTGGAGGAGAAATTGAAAATATCATTGAAGAAGTATCATTAGAAGTGGAAGACATGATGCGTTTTATCCATTTAAAATATAGCTTATTTTAA
- a CDS encoding alanine racemase, giving the protein MAFVTLDIKKLKSNFDYLNSLFKKNGIEWSIVSKMMCGNKEFLTELLKFDFTQICDSRVSNLKMIKSIKPEIETIYIKPPAKRSISSVVKYADISVNTEFETIKLLSVEAKKQKKTHKIIIMIELGELREGVLGEDFIAFYESVFRLDNIQVIGIGANLSCLYGVLPNHDKLIQLSLYEQLIEAKFNKQIPYVSGGSSVTIPLIFQNLLPKGINHFRVGETLFLGTDVYNNTKFEKMHSDVFRLYSEIIELIEKPTVPMGEFGTNLEGDSYEIDKTNIGETSYRAIVDLGLLDVEVSHLELIDKSLTVSGASSDMIVIDLADNKNNYKVGDLIEFDMDYMGILRILNSRYIEKRVKTVANKKACVL; this is encoded by the coding sequence ATGGCTTTTGTAACTTTAGATATTAAGAAATTAAAATCAAACTTTGATTATCTCAATTCTCTTTTTAAAAAAAATGGAATTGAATGGTCAATTGTTTCAAAAATGATGTGCGGAAATAAGGAATTTTTAACCGAACTATTGAAATTTGATTTTACTCAGATATGCGATTCAAGGGTTTCCAATTTAAAAATGATCAAATCGATTAAACCTGAAATAGAAACCATTTATATTAAACCTCCTGCAAAACGTTCTATTTCGAGTGTGGTTAAGTATGCTGATATTAGTGTAAATACAGAGTTTGAGACCATTAAGCTTTTGTCGGTAGAAGCTAAAAAGCAGAAAAAAACTCACAAAATCATAATAATGATTGAGTTGGGAGAACTTCGGGAAGGAGTTTTGGGCGAAGATTTCATTGCTTTTTATGAAAGCGTTTTTAGGCTGGATAATATTCAGGTGATTGGAATCGGAGCGAATCTGTCATGTTTGTACGGCGTTTTGCCAAATCATGATAAATTAATTCAGCTGAGCCTTTACGAACAGTTGATTGAAGCAAAATTCAATAAGCAGATTCCTTATGTTTCGGGAGGTTCCTCGGTGACCATACCACTCATTTTTCAAAATTTACTGCCGAAAGGAATCAATCATTTTAGGGTGGGAGAAACCTTATTCTTGGGAACAGATGTTTACAACAATACAAAATTCGAAAAAATGCATTCTGATGTATTTCGTTTGTATTCGGAAATAATAGAATTGATTGAAAAGCCGACGGTTCCCATGGGTGAATTTGGGACAAACTTAGAAGGAGACAGTTATGAAATCGATAAAACGAATATTGGTGAAACTTCGTACCGGGCAATAGTTGACTTAGGATTGCTTGATGTTGAGGTAAGTCATCTGGAATTGATTGATAAAAGCTTGACAGTATCGGGCGCAAGTTCCGATATGATTGTAATTGATCTGGCCGATAACAAAAATAATTACAAAGTAGGAGATTTGATTGAGTTTGACATGGATTATATGGGAATACTTAGAATTCTAAATTCAAGATATATCGAGAAAAGGGTGAAGACCGTTGCGAACAAAAAAGCTTGTGTACTGTAA
- a CDS encoding amidohydrolase, translating into MNKKIIAFRRELHQYPEVSNCEYQTTNRIVNFINEYRPDEVIRLGDKGVLFVFKGVEQGETIMFRCELDALPIKEVSGLEYASVNKGISHACGHDGHMAIVAGLAQKIATDRPDKGKVILLFQPAEEVEQGALDVMENIDFKNNEPDYLFALHNIPGLKKNRIVLKKGSFASGSKGMIVKLTGKTSHAAEPQDGISPADAVSQIIKRMHDLRENKTLFSDFILLTIIHIQLGEISFGTSPGYAEMRITLRAFENEDLRLLTSLCEKIVKEIAELEGLACEISYTEVFPATMNHDGCVGIVERAAKQNGLDVEYIKTPYKWSEDFGCYTEKFNACYFGLGSGNEQPQLHNPDFDFPDDIIETGINLFYTIYKSTFSYD; encoded by the coding sequence ATGAACAAGAAAATTATTGCATTTCGAAGAGAATTACATCAATATCCCGAAGTTTCAAATTGTGAATATCAGACCACTAACCGGATTGTAAACTTTATTAATGAGTACAGGCCCGATGAGGTGATCAGGCTGGGAGATAAAGGTGTGTTGTTTGTTTTCAAAGGAGTTGAACAAGGAGAAACCATAATGTTTAGGTGTGAGCTGGATGCACTTCCTATCAAAGAAGTTTCAGGGCTCGAATATGCTTCAGTAAACAAGGGAATCTCTCATGCCTGCGGACACGACGGGCACATGGCTATAGTAGCAGGTTTGGCTCAGAAAATAGCAACTGATCGACCGGATAAAGGGAAAGTAATTCTACTTTTTCAGCCAGCCGAAGAGGTGGAGCAGGGGGCACTTGATGTAATGGAAAATATAGATTTTAAAAATAATGAGCCTGATTATCTGTTTGCGCTCCACAATATCCCTGGGCTTAAGAAAAATAGAATAGTTCTTAAAAAGGGAAGTTTTGCTTCGGGATCAAAAGGTATGATTGTTAAACTTACTGGTAAAACATCTCATGCGGCAGAACCTCAGGATGGAATTAGTCCTGCAGATGCTGTTTCTCAAATAATCAAGAGAATGCATGACTTAAGGGAAAACAAAACTCTGTTTAGCGATTTTATTTTACTAACTATTATCCACATTCAATTGGGTGAAATATCTTTTGGTACTTCTCCGGGGTATGCCGAAATGAGAATTACACTGCGAGCTTTTGAAAATGAAGACTTAAGATTGCTTACTTCCTTGTGTGAGAAGATAGTAAAGGAAATAGCAGAACTGGAAGGATTGGCTTGTGAAATAAGCTATACCGAGGTATTTCCGGCAACAATGAACCATGATGGCTGTGTTGGTATTGTAGAGCGAGCGGCAAAACAGAATGGTTTGGATGTTGAGTATATTAAAACTCCTTATAAGTGGTCGGAAGATTTTGGCTGCTATACGGAGAAGTTCAATGCCTGTTATTTTGGATTGGGTTCAGGAAATGAACAGCCTCAACTTCATAATCCCGATTTCGATTTTCCTGATGATATTATAGAAACAGGAATAAATCTATTTTATACTATTTACAAAAGTACTTTTAGTTATGATTGA
- a CDS encoding SLAC1 anion channel family protein — MKEKLKYFPITAYAIVMGLAGLSIVFGKFHHMQWLPKIFYEILLFCTLFIFLGISILYALKAVRHFEEVRIDFNHRIRINFFSAFSISILLLSIAFMSFWPFLSMSFWWIGTIVHTILMLHTVAYWIQNNFEIQFMNPAWFIPIVGNMLIPIAGVEYLPKLFSFFYFGVGFFFWIILFTIFLNRAIFHHQLPQKFVPTLFILIAPPAIGFIAYIRIAQSWDAFAIFLLLISYFFAVLLLVLHKSFKKLEFFISWWAFTFPLMAITIASVVAFQISHQAVFKYLSFFFITIAILTISFVAYKTGEKIRQGEICINEE; from the coding sequence ATGAAAGAGAAATTAAAATATTTCCCAATAACAGCCTATGCTATTGTTATGGGACTTGCTGGACTAAGTATTGTATTTGGCAAATTTCACCACATGCAATGGTTGCCCAAAATATTCTATGAAATTCTACTGTTTTGTACGCTGTTTATTTTTTTAGGAATATCCATACTGTATGCATTAAAAGCGGTTAGGCATTTCGAAGAAGTACGAATAGATTTTAATCATCGTATTCGGATTAATTTTTTTTCAGCCTTCTCTATTTCTATTCTTTTGTTATCCATTGCATTTATGAGTTTTTGGCCCTTTTTATCCATGAGTTTTTGGTGGATTGGAACCATTGTGCATACGATATTAATGCTTCACACTGTAGCCTATTGGATACAAAATAATTTTGAAATACAATTTATGAATCCAGCTTGGTTTATCCCAATAGTTGGTAATATGCTGATTCCAATTGCTGGTGTTGAGTACCTGCCAAAACTATTCTCCTTCTTCTACTTTGGAGTTGGATTTTTCTTTTGGATCATCTTATTTACGATCTTCTTAAACCGTGCCATTTTTCACCATCAGCTTCCACAAAAATTTGTTCCTACCTTGTTTATTCTTATTGCACCACCAGCAATTGGTTTTATTGCATACATCCGAATAGCACAAAGTTGGGACGCATTTGCAATTTTTTTGTTGCTGATTTCTTATTTCTTTGCCGTATTACTCCTCGTGTTACACAAAAGCTTTAAGAAACTTGAATTTTTTATATCGTGGTGGGCTTTCACTTTTCCACTAATGGCCATTACCATAGCTTCGGTGGTTGCTTTTCAAATTTCACATCAAGCTGTTTTTAAGTACTTGTCCTTCTTTTTTATCACAATAGCGATTCTCACAATTAGTTTTGTTGCCTATAAAACAGGTGAAAAAATCAGACAAGGTGAAATATGCATCAACGAAGAATAA
- a CDS encoding NAD(P)-dependent oxidoreductase has product MKFSILEPIAITACKYGQLKQEFEALGHELIFFTDRNEDEKELIKRAEGADAIIVSNIPITKAFLDACPNLSMISVAFTGVDHIDMETCRERNILVSNAAGFSTESVAELTIGMILSVYRKIVSGDSITRFGGDRAGFLGTELNDKTIGIVGAGAIGLRVAEIAKVFNCRVIAYNRSKKTVEGVEFVDMPTLLKESDVVSLHVPLTNETKGLIGKGEFKQMKSSAILINTARGPVVNSEALCEALENGEISGAAVDVYEKEPPLDKEHILFTAPNLIMLPHLAFATNESFSKRVDIVMENIRLWLSGNPRNIMN; this is encoded by the coding sequence ATGAAATTTTCTATACTGGAACCAATTGCGATTACTGCTTGTAAATACGGACAGTTAAAGCAAGAATTTGAAGCCTTAGGGCATGAGTTGATCTTTTTTACGGATCGGAATGAGGATGAAAAGGAGTTGATTAAGCGTGCCGAAGGAGCTGATGCAATAATTGTTAGTAATATTCCTATCACAAAAGCATTTTTAGATGCCTGCCCTAATCTTTCAATGATTTCGGTTGCCTTTACCGGTGTCGATCATATCGATATGGAAACCTGTAGGGAGAGAAATATTCTGGTGAGTAACGCCGCCGGCTTTTCGACAGAATCGGTGGCCGAATTAACTATTGGCATGATTTTATCGGTATACAGAAAGATTGTTTCCGGTGATTCGATTACCCGTTTTGGAGGAGACCGGGCTGGTTTTTTAGGAACAGAACTAAATGACAAGACTATTGGTATTGTTGGAGCTGGTGCAATTGGCCTTAGGGTAGCCGAGATTGCAAAAGTTTTTAACTGCAGGGTAATTGCATACAATCGAAGTAAAAAGACCGTAGAAGGCGTTGAATTTGTTGATATGCCTACCTTATTAAAAGAATCGGATGTTGTTTCTCTTCATGTTCCGCTAACAAACGAAACCAAAGGGCTTATTGGCAAAGGAGAATTCAAGCAAATGAAATCTTCAGCCATTTTAATTAATACAGCACGCGGACCGGTTGTTAACAGTGAGGCTCTTTGTGAGGCATTGGAAAATGGAGAAATTTCAGGAGCGGCTGTGGATGTTTACGAAAAAGAACCACCTTTGGATAAAGAACACATTTTGTTTACAGCCCCGAATTTGATCATGCTGCCTCATTTGGCTTTCGCTACCAACGAATCGTTCAGCAAGCGGGTTGATATTGTGATGGAAAATATTCGTTTGTGGTTATCTGGAAATCCAAGAAATATTATGAATTAG
- a CDS encoding Crp/Fnr family transcriptional regulator, with translation MTFNSIDNNKENNEINIDCFQNLGLTDLKIINEKKKQVKFFKDETVFKQGAFAPHVLFVNQGLVRVYLQTNKNKQINIRLAKKGDLIAFSSIFGKDTYLYSAIALKDSNICIIDKQALKELLLRNPEFAMEINSKNCHNENRYIDIIQNISYKQMRGKLASALLYLSSEIFINENVYEYLTRQNIADFASISVESAVKFIKEFEKEGIISLDGKKIVITNKKVLEEINRRG, from the coding sequence ATGACTTTTAATTCGATTGATAATAACAAAGAAAATAACGAGATAAATATCGATTGTTTTCAAAATCTGGGACTTACAGATTTAAAAATCATTAATGAAAAGAAAAAACAAGTTAAGTTTTTTAAGGATGAAACTGTATTTAAGCAAGGAGCATTTGCCCCACATGTGTTGTTTGTAAATCAAGGATTAGTGCGAGTTTACCTTCAGACGAATAAGAACAAGCAAATAAATATTCGTTTGGCTAAAAAGGGTGATTTAATTGCTTTTTCTTCCATTTTTGGGAAAGACACATATCTTTATTCTGCAATTGCTTTAAAAGATTCGAATATTTGTATCATAGATAAGCAGGCTTTAAAAGAGTTATTATTGAGAAATCCTGAATTTGCAATGGAAATAAATTCTAAGAATTGCCATAATGAAAATAGGTATATTGATATTATTCAAAACATCTCCTACAAACAGATGAGAGGGAAATTAGCTTCTGCTTTGTTATATCTATCTTCGGAGATATTTATTAATGAAAATGTTTATGAGTATTTAACTCGCCAAAATATTGCTGATTTTGCATCCATAAGTGTGGAAAGTGCAGTTAAATTTATTAAAGAGTTTGAGAAAGAAGGCATAATTTCCTTAGATGGGAAAAAAATTGTAATCACCAATAAAAAAGTATTGGAAGAAATTAATAGGAGAGGTTAA
- a CDS encoding MarR family transcriptional regulator has translation MDYKNIIVKIRRIVRSINLESKKIQKDHGVSIPQILCLECLKNSPNYQATQKSIRDQLNLNSSTVTGIISRLERKGMLARLPKIGDRRTTLIALTSTGDNLLKSTPDLLQQRLAFKLKKVSDEELELIGKSLDILVNMLEIEDLEASPLLTAEDVIQEEVKSENLDEETL, from the coding sequence ATGGATTATAAGAATATAATTGTTAAAATTAGGAGGATTGTTCGATCTATTAATTTAGAATCAAAGAAAATCCAAAAGGATCACGGAGTAAGTATTCCACAAATACTATGTTTGGAATGTCTTAAAAATTCTCCTAACTATCAGGCGACTCAAAAGTCAATTAGGGATCAGCTGAATCTTAATTCAAGTACTGTTACAGGTATAATAAGTCGCTTGGAAAGGAAAGGAATGTTGGCACGACTGCCTAAAATTGGAGACCGTAGAACGACTTTGATTGCACTAACCTCTACGGGGGATAATCTTTTAAAATCGACTCCTGATTTGCTTCAGCAAAGGTTGGCTTTTAAACTTAAAAAAGTATCGGATGAGGAACTGGAGCTGATTGGTAAGTCGCTGGATATATTGGTTAATATGCTCGAAATAGAAGATTTGGAAGCTTCTCCCTTGCTTACGGCAGAGGATGTTATTCAGGAAGAAGTTAAATCGGAGAATTTAGACGAAGAGACATTATAA